The proteins below are encoded in one region of Callospermophilus lateralis isolate mCalLat2 chromosome 9, mCalLat2.hap1, whole genome shotgun sequence:
- the Nfe2l2 gene encoding nuclear factor erythroid 2-related factor 2 isoform X2: MDLIDILWRQDIDLGVSREVFDFSQRQKEYELEKQKKLEKERQEQLQKEQEKAFFAQLQLDEETGEFLPIQPAQHTQSETSGSANYSQVAHIPKPDALYFDDCMQLLAETFPFVGDNEVSSATFQSLVPDIPSHIESPVFNAPPQAQSPETSLDGAMADLNNIQQDIEQVWQELFSIPELQCLNIENDKLVETTTVPSPEAKLTEIDNNYFYPSIPSLEKEVGNCSPHFLNAFEDSFSSILSTEDPNQLTVNSLNSDATLNTDFGDEFYSAFIAEPSTSNSMPSSATVSQSLSELLYGPIDGSDLSLCKAFNQNHPESTAEFNDSDSGISLNTSPSMASPEHSVESSIYGDPPPGFSDSEMEELDSAPESVKQNAPKTQPIHSGDTMQPLSPSQVHSAPVHDAYSENTPKKEMPLSPGHRKTPFTKDKHSSRLEAHLTRDELRAKALHIPFPVEKIINLPVDDFNEMMSKEQFNEAQLALIRDIRRRGKNKVAAQNCRKRKLENIVELEQDLGHLKDEKEKLLKEKGENDKSLHLLKKQLSTLYLEVFSMLRDEDGKPYSPSEYSLQQTRDGNVFLVPKSKKPDVKKN; encoded by the exons ATGGATTTGATTGACATCCTTTGGAGGCAAGATATAGATCTTGGGGTAAGTCGAGAAGTATTTGACTTCAGTCAGCGACAGAAGGAGTATGAgctggaaaaacagaaaaaacttGAAAAGGAAAGACAAGAACAACTCCAAAAGGAGCAAGAGAAGGCCTTTTTTGCTCAGTTACAACTAGATGAAGAGACAGGTGAATTTCTCCCAATTCAGCCAGCCCAGCACACCCAATCAGAAACCAGTGGATCTGCAAACTACTCCCAG GTTGCCCACATTCCCAAACCAGATGCTCTGTACTTCGATGACTGTATGCAGCTTTTGGCAGAGACATTCCCATTTGTAGGTGACAATGAG GTTTCTTCAGCTACATTTCAGTCACTTGTTCCTGATATTCCCAGCCACATTGAGAGCCCAGTCTTCAATGCTCCTCCTCAGGCCCAGTCACCTGAAACTTCTCTTGATGGAGCCATGGCTGATTTAAACAACATCCAGCAGGATATTGAGCAAGTTTGGCAGGagctattttccattccagaattaCAG TGTCTTAATATTGAAAATGATAAGCTGGTTGAGACTACCACCGTTCCAAGCCCAGAAGCCAAGCTGACAGAAATCGACAACAATTATTTCTACCCATCCATCCCCTCACTGGAGAAAGAAGTAGGGAACTGCAGTCCACATTTTCTGAATGCTTTTGAGGATTCCTTCAGCAGCATCCTCTCCACAGAAGATCCCAATCAGTTGACAGTGAATTCATTAAATTCAGATGCCACATTAAACACAGATTTTGGTGATGAATTTTATTCTGCTTTCATAGCAGAACCTAGTACCAGCAATAGCATGCCCTCCTCTGCTACTGTCAGTCAGTCACTCTCTGAACTTCTGTATGGACCCATTGATGGTTCTGACCTATCACTCTGTAAAGCTTTCAACCAAAATCATCCTGAAAGCACAGCAGAATTCAATGATTCTGACTCTGGCATTTCACTGAACACAAGCCCTAGCATGGCATCACCAGAACATTCAGTGGAGTCTTCCATCTATGGAGACCCACCACCTGGCTTCAGTGATTCTGAAATGGAAGAGTTAGATAGTGCCCCTGAAAGTGTTAAACAGAATGCTCCCAAAACACAGCCAATACATTCTGGGGATACAATGCAACCTCTGTCACCATCTCAAGTGCACAGTGCACCCGTGCATGATGCCTACAGTGAAAacacaccaaagaaagaaatgcCTTTAagtcctggtcatagaaaaacccCATTCACAAAAGACAAACATTCAAGTCGCTTGGAGGCTCATCTCACCAGAGATGAGCTTAGGGCAAAAGCTCTCCATATCCCATTCCCTGTGGAAAAAATCATTAACCTTCCTGTTGACGACTTCAATGAAATGATGTCCAAAGAACAATTCAATGAAGCCCAACTTGCATTAATTCGAGATATACGTAGGAGGGGTAAAAATAAAGTGGCTGCTCAAAATTGCagaaaaagaaaactggaaaATATAGTAGAACTGGAGCAGGATTTAGGTCatttaaaagatgaaaaagaaaaattacttaaagaaaaaggagaaaatgacAAAAGCCTCCATCTACTGAAAAAGCAACTCAGCACTTTGTATCTTGAAGTCTTTAGCATGTTACGGGATGAAGATGGGAAACCTTATTCTCCTAGTGAATACTCTCTGCAACAAACAAGAGATGGCAATGTATTCCTTGTTCCCAAAAGTAAGAAGCCAGATGTTAAGAAAAACTAG
- the Nfe2l2 gene encoding nuclear factor erythroid 2-related factor 2 isoform X1 — MMDMELPPPGLPSQQDMDLIDILWRQDIDLGVSREVFDFSQRQKEYELEKQKKLEKERQEQLQKEQEKAFFAQLQLDEETGEFLPIQPAQHTQSETSGSANYSQVAHIPKPDALYFDDCMQLLAETFPFVGDNEVSSATFQSLVPDIPSHIESPVFNAPPQAQSPETSLDGAMADLNNIQQDIEQVWQELFSIPELQCLNIENDKLVETTTVPSPEAKLTEIDNNYFYPSIPSLEKEVGNCSPHFLNAFEDSFSSILSTEDPNQLTVNSLNSDATLNTDFGDEFYSAFIAEPSTSNSMPSSATVSQSLSELLYGPIDGSDLSLCKAFNQNHPESTAEFNDSDSGISLNTSPSMASPEHSVESSIYGDPPPGFSDSEMEELDSAPESVKQNAPKTQPIHSGDTMQPLSPSQVHSAPVHDAYSENTPKKEMPLSPGHRKTPFTKDKHSSRLEAHLTRDELRAKALHIPFPVEKIINLPVDDFNEMMSKEQFNEAQLALIRDIRRRGKNKVAAQNCRKRKLENIVELEQDLGHLKDEKEKLLKEKGENDKSLHLLKKQLSTLYLEVFSMLRDEDGKPYSPSEYSLQQTRDGNVFLVPKSKKPDVKKN, encoded by the exons ATGATGGACATGGAGTTGCCGCCGCCAGGACTGCCGTCCCAGCAG GACATGGATTTGATTGACATCCTTTGGAGGCAAGATATAGATCTTGGGGTAAGTCGAGAAGTATTTGACTTCAGTCAGCGACAGAAGGAGTATGAgctggaaaaacagaaaaaacttGAAAAGGAAAGACAAGAACAACTCCAAAAGGAGCAAGAGAAGGCCTTTTTTGCTCAGTTACAACTAGATGAAGAGACAGGTGAATTTCTCCCAATTCAGCCAGCCCAGCACACCCAATCAGAAACCAGTGGATCTGCAAACTACTCCCAG GTTGCCCACATTCCCAAACCAGATGCTCTGTACTTCGATGACTGTATGCAGCTTTTGGCAGAGACATTCCCATTTGTAGGTGACAATGAG GTTTCTTCAGCTACATTTCAGTCACTTGTTCCTGATATTCCCAGCCACATTGAGAGCCCAGTCTTCAATGCTCCTCCTCAGGCCCAGTCACCTGAAACTTCTCTTGATGGAGCCATGGCTGATTTAAACAACATCCAGCAGGATATTGAGCAAGTTTGGCAGGagctattttccattccagaattaCAG TGTCTTAATATTGAAAATGATAAGCTGGTTGAGACTACCACCGTTCCAAGCCCAGAAGCCAAGCTGACAGAAATCGACAACAATTATTTCTACCCATCCATCCCCTCACTGGAGAAAGAAGTAGGGAACTGCAGTCCACATTTTCTGAATGCTTTTGAGGATTCCTTCAGCAGCATCCTCTCCACAGAAGATCCCAATCAGTTGACAGTGAATTCATTAAATTCAGATGCCACATTAAACACAGATTTTGGTGATGAATTTTATTCTGCTTTCATAGCAGAACCTAGTACCAGCAATAGCATGCCCTCCTCTGCTACTGTCAGTCAGTCACTCTCTGAACTTCTGTATGGACCCATTGATGGTTCTGACCTATCACTCTGTAAAGCTTTCAACCAAAATCATCCTGAAAGCACAGCAGAATTCAATGATTCTGACTCTGGCATTTCACTGAACACAAGCCCTAGCATGGCATCACCAGAACATTCAGTGGAGTCTTCCATCTATGGAGACCCACCACCTGGCTTCAGTGATTCTGAAATGGAAGAGTTAGATAGTGCCCCTGAAAGTGTTAAACAGAATGCTCCCAAAACACAGCCAATACATTCTGGGGATACAATGCAACCTCTGTCACCATCTCAAGTGCACAGTGCACCCGTGCATGATGCCTACAGTGAAAacacaccaaagaaagaaatgcCTTTAagtcctggtcatagaaaaacccCATTCACAAAAGACAAACATTCAAGTCGCTTGGAGGCTCATCTCACCAGAGATGAGCTTAGGGCAAAAGCTCTCCATATCCCATTCCCTGTGGAAAAAATCATTAACCTTCCTGTTGACGACTTCAATGAAATGATGTCCAAAGAACAATTCAATGAAGCCCAACTTGCATTAATTCGAGATATACGTAGGAGGGGTAAAAATAAAGTGGCTGCTCAAAATTGCagaaaaagaaaactggaaaATATAGTAGAACTGGAGCAGGATTTAGGTCatttaaaagatgaaaaagaaaaattacttaaagaaaaaggagaaaatgacAAAAGCCTCCATCTACTGAAAAAGCAACTCAGCACTTTGTATCTTGAAGTCTTTAGCATGTTACGGGATGAAGATGGGAAACCTTATTCTCCTAGTGAATACTCTCTGCAACAAACAAGAGATGGCAATGTATTCCTTGTTCCCAAAAGTAAGAAGCCAGATGTTAAGAAAAACTAG